From Humisphaera borealis, the proteins below share one genomic window:
- a CDS encoding FkbM family methyltransferase, with product MLRFLAISLRKIKGIIGAIPSIRSAYMVADRQLHLIREQLWIHALRFDPRYQDSRAVTRHGFKVYSQNDEDGILEQIFARIGSGSESFVEIGVGNGLENNTAYLMQKGWSGVWIDASASNASYITAEFAQLIASKRLKFLQSFVTAECVDELLVSAGVPNEVDLLSLDIDGNEWWVWEALRRVHPRVVVVEYNAGLGPSLDWVMPYDAKFCNSGTRAHGASLKAFERLARKRGYRLVGCNWTGVNAFFVRDDLDVNAFPANDSAEYHYEPARYYFGPFFGGYPADPREFDAIPVKSEVLGQ from the coding sequence ATGCTTCGTTTCCTAGCAATCTCGCTGAGAAAGATCAAGGGCATCATCGGAGCGATCCCATCGATCCGATCCGCCTATATGGTTGCCGACCGACAGTTGCACCTAATTCGCGAGCAGCTTTGGATCCACGCTCTCCGCTTTGACCCACGGTACCAAGACAGTCGCGCTGTGACGCGACATGGCTTTAAGGTGTATTCCCAGAACGACGAGGACGGCATACTGGAACAGATCTTCGCCCGCATCGGGTCCGGCAGCGAGAGTTTCGTCGAGATAGGCGTGGGGAACGGGCTGGAGAACAACACCGCGTACCTGATGCAGAAGGGATGGTCGGGGGTCTGGATAGATGCTAGTGCTTCTAATGCAAGCTACATTACGGCAGAGTTTGCGCAGTTGATTGCATCGAAACGCTTGAAATTTTTGCAATCCTTTGTGACTGCAGAGTGCGTGGACGAACTTCTGGTATCAGCCGGAGTTCCAAACGAAGTTGACCTTCTGAGCTTAGACATTGACGGAAACGAGTGGTGGGTTTGGGAGGCGCTGCGTAGGGTCCACCCGCGCGTGGTCGTCGTCGAGTACAACGCCGGCTTGGGGCCTTCACTCGATTGGGTGATGCCATATGATGCGAAGTTCTGCAACTCGGGCACCAGAGCGCACGGGGCGAGCCTGAAGGCATTCGAGCGACTTGCTCGCAAGAGGGGCTATCGGTTGGTCGGCTGCAACTGGACAGGCGTCAATGCCTTCTTCGTCCGTGACGATTTGGACGTCAACGCGTTTCCAGCCAACGACTCCGCAGAGTACCACTACGAACCCGCGCGATACTATTTTGGCCCGTTTTTCGGTGGCTACCCGGCAGACCCACGTGAGTTTGATGCTATTCCCGTCAAGTCGGAGGTGCTCGGCCAATGA
- a CDS encoding class I SAM-dependent methyltransferase gives MILGPSSLPTIYRIARSAAQRIFRMSHSLDDWWVRRAVAKAAGRRCIGIPTYTSPSELAVLYKLAVSTPSGSTAVEIGSHLGASACFLAAGLREVNGVLYCVDTWNNDAMGSEPTIDTYATFTDNIKDLVDIIRPVRMNSAHISREDLPKSLELVFIDGDHEYSAAAKDVEVTAWRVRPGGVMVFHDSVGTTGVGRAIGELLATGNWVLAGQVHLTTWLRRVPN, from the coding sequence ATGATCCTTGGCCCCAGTTCCTTACCGACGATTTATCGCATCGCCCGGAGCGCTGCTCAGCGAATCTTCAGGATGTCACATAGTCTGGATGACTGGTGGGTTCGACGAGCCGTTGCAAAAGCTGCGGGGAGGCGATGCATAGGCATCCCGACTTACACCTCCCCATCCGAACTGGCCGTCCTCTATAAGCTCGCGGTGTCGACCCCGTCAGGCTCAACCGCCGTAGAAATTGGCTCTCACCTTGGCGCGTCCGCGTGCTTTCTGGCTGCAGGGCTTCGCGAGGTAAATGGGGTATTGTATTGCGTTGACACTTGGAACAACGATGCGATGGGATCAGAGCCCACTATAGACACGTACGCAACATTCACCGACAATATCAAGGATTTAGTGGACATCATTCGGCCGGTGAGAATGAACAGTGCTCACATTAGTCGGGAGGACCTGCCCAAATCGCTCGAACTCGTGTTTATTGATGGCGATCACGAGTATTCCGCAGCGGCTAAGGACGTGGAAGTCACCGCATGGCGCGTCCGACCAGGTGGCGTCATGGTTTTTCACGACAGTGTAGGAACCACCGGGGTAGGACGCGCGATCGGCGAACTGCTCGCCACCGGAAATTGGGTTTTAGCTGGCCAGGTTCATCTAACTACGTGGCTTCGCCGAGTGCCGAATTGA
- a CDS encoding ABC transporter ATP-binding protein has product MGDIAISVNGLGKRYQLGAAAVPRYKTVRDAIMQTAGRLIRHGRRPASREPFWALKDVSFEVKRGQVVGIIGRNGAGKSTLLKILSRITEPSEGGADIHGRVGSLLEVGTGFHPELSGRENIFLNGAILGMRRSEITRKFDEIVAFAEIEKFIDTPVKHYSSGMYMRLAFAVAAHLEPEILIVDEVLAVGDAEFQKKCLGKMGDVARGGRTVLFVSHNMQAVQQLCTSGIVLLRGQTCFTGAADAAVQHYTAGGGDRQSSMWERPHGIEQISLCVEEVNVHLAGEQPNHTLEVNIRLRSRPPHKAAFLAIDFHDAAGIRFMQTIPRVTPFIFDDCTLHALQIVVALPPLVPSVYAVAIWLGSHNTETFDQTPPCVSFTIDRSPTPSRTFPHSPAAGSIVPESWIVSQSI; this is encoded by the coding sequence ATGGGTGATATCGCGATTAGTGTGAATGGTCTTGGCAAGCGTTACCAACTAGGTGCCGCCGCGGTGCCGCGCTACAAGACGGTCCGCGATGCGATCATGCAAACGGCAGGGCGGCTGATCAGGCACGGGCGTCGACCTGCGTCGCGCGAACCGTTCTGGGCGTTGAAGGATGTATCATTTGAGGTGAAAAGGGGACAGGTCGTCGGGATCATCGGCCGCAACGGGGCAGGTAAGAGTACGCTTCTTAAAATCCTCAGCCGCATTACCGAACCATCCGAAGGCGGCGCCGACATCCACGGCCGGGTCGGCAGCCTCCTTGAAGTCGGTACAGGCTTTCATCCGGAACTCTCCGGTCGCGAGAACATCTTCCTCAACGGCGCGATCCTCGGCATGCGGCGTTCGGAGATCACCCGAAAGTTCGACGAGATCGTCGCGTTTGCCGAGATCGAGAAGTTTATCGACACACCAGTAAAGCACTATTCCTCGGGCATGTACATGAGGCTCGCGTTCGCCGTCGCGGCGCACTTGGAGCCGGAGATTCTTATCGTCGACGAGGTGTTGGCTGTAGGTGATGCGGAGTTCCAAAAGAAGTGCCTCGGAAAAATGGGCGATGTCGCTCGCGGTGGTCGCACAGTACTGTTCGTGAGCCACAATATGCAGGCAGTTCAGCAACTCTGCACATCGGGTATAGTACTTTTACGCGGTCAAACATGCTTCACAGGCGCTGCAGACGCTGCGGTCCAACATTATACGGCGGGAGGGGGCGACAGACAGAGCAGCATGTGGGAGCGTCCGCACGGTATTGAACAGATCTCACTTTGCGTTGAGGAGGTCAACGTTCATCTGGCGGGTGAGCAACCCAATCACACTCTAGAAGTGAATATAAGACTTCGTTCACGCCCACCGCATAAGGCTGCGTTCTTGGCCATCGACTTCCACGACGCGGCTGGGATCAGGTTCATGCAAACTATTCCCCGTGTTACGCCATTCATTTTCGACGACTGTACGCTTCACGCACTTCAAATCGTCGTGGCCCTTCCTCCCCTCGTTCCAAGCGTTTACGCTGTCGCGATCTGGCTCGGTAGTCACAATACGGAGACTTTCGATCAAACGCCGCCCTGCGTTTCTTTCACTATTGACCGGAGTCCAACGCCCAGTCGCACGTTTCCGCACAGCCCGGCAGCAGGTTCCATTGTGCCGGAGTCCTGGATCGTCAGCCAGTCTATCTAA
- a CDS encoding ABC transporter permease — translation MTVPSANPIKISPSPAKVIDSQSSAAIPVCIADDVVRIRPGTGWRALDLRELWRYRELLGFLAARDISVRYKQTVLGVAWAVLQPLCTMVVFTIFFGRLAKMPSDGIPYPIFALVGLLPWQLFAYALQQSSNSLVNEQRLISKVYFPRLVIPLSSVLAGAADFAIAFGLVGLMMVGYAAAGFPPRITVAVAMLPVFTLLALAAALGVGLWLAALNVQYRDVRYVVPFLTQLWLFLTPIAYPSSLVPQGWRILYGINPMTGVVDGFRWALVGGPAPDPGLMAASVAVVVALLIGGLFYFRRVEAQFADVV, via the coding sequence ATGACCGTGCCATCGGCAAACCCTATCAAGATATCACCGTCGCCCGCTAAAGTAATCGACAGCCAAAGCTCGGCTGCCATTCCTGTGTGTATAGCGGACGATGTCGTCCGGATCCGGCCCGGTACCGGCTGGCGCGCGCTTGATTTACGTGAGCTCTGGCGCTATCGCGAGCTCCTAGGCTTTCTTGCGGCTCGGGACATCAGCGTCCGCTACAAGCAAACGGTACTCGGAGTCGCCTGGGCCGTGCTGCAGCCACTCTGCACGATGGTCGTTTTCACAATCTTCTTTGGCCGGCTTGCCAAGATGCCGTCGGACGGTATTCCTTACCCCATTTTCGCGCTGGTTGGATTGCTCCCGTGGCAACTGTTCGCCTACGCCCTTCAGCAATCGAGCAACAGCCTCGTGAATGAGCAGAGGCTAATCAGTAAGGTCTACTTCCCGCGGCTTGTCATTCCGCTGTCGTCTGTCCTGGCAGGTGCGGCGGACTTTGCAATCGCATTCGGACTGGTCGGACTGATGATGGTTGGTTACGCCGCCGCCGGCTTCCCACCAAGAATCACCGTGGCTGTTGCGATGCTCCCGGTATTCACGCTGCTGGCGCTGGCCGCCGCGCTGGGTGTCGGGCTGTGGCTGGCGGCACTTAACGTACAATACCGCGATGTTCGTTACGTCGTCCCGTTCCTCACGCAGCTCTGGCTCTTCCTTACGCCAATTGCCTACCCCAGTAGCCTAGTGCCACAAGGCTGGCGCATCCTCTACGGAATCAACCCGATGACCGGCGTGGTCGACGGGTTCCGCTGGGCACTGGTCGGCGGGCCAGCTCCCGATCCGGGCCTCATGGCCGCTTCGGTCGCGGTTGTCGTGGCGCTGCTTATCGGCGGGCTATTCTACTTCCGCCGGGTTGAGGCCCAGTTCGCCGACGTCGTCTGA
- a CDS encoding O-antigen ligase family protein encodes MEIAFPILAFLITTIAARRSLGAGLGTAIAVGYFNGIIRANFLGVFSTFMFDGGMLGFYLGAYAKLKQSGSVRFPPGLLDRVILLCGLAAVIALAPVNDLLVQLVALRGTIWLLPAILFASLMTDRDLFVISRVLIPLNLIATGAGFYLYFYGLEALYPKNAVTELMYRSILGVGGESWNRIPATFMSAHAYGGTMMATLPLLMGGMMARPHAWERLAFVLGIVAACIGILMCGARQPVVTAALTLVTTWIVSGFPVKHGTLLAVVVGLSAWLVIANPRFQRVLEMQDTQQVYGRAYMSMNASFLDLLVEYPMGAGMGSSIGTSLPSFLADRAPKPIGMENEYSRILVDQGILGLVFWLAFIVWVVWPPPTSEQTGNWRLGYKMMFSFVLIAWATAFIGTGILSSIPMSLLLVVQMGILVGRRASKTTVPQMRTIHDRAIGKPYQDITVAR; translated from the coding sequence TTGGAAATCGCGTTTCCAATCCTCGCCTTTCTGATCACCACGATCGCGGCCCGTCGGTCATTGGGGGCAGGGCTCGGCACAGCCATTGCGGTCGGTTACTTCAACGGCATCATCCGCGCGAACTTCCTAGGTGTCTTCTCAACTTTCATGTTTGATGGTGGGATGCTGGGCTTCTATCTTGGTGCCTATGCGAAACTAAAACAGTCAGGTAGCGTTCGATTCCCGCCCGGGCTGCTTGACCGGGTCATTCTCCTTTGTGGTTTGGCCGCAGTTATCGCGTTGGCCCCCGTAAATGACCTATTGGTTCAGCTCGTGGCTCTCCGGGGCACGATTTGGCTGCTGCCCGCCATTCTTTTTGCGAGTCTGATGACCGACCGGGATCTCTTTGTAATCTCCCGCGTCTTGATACCCCTCAACCTAATCGCGACCGGCGCGGGGTTCTACCTGTACTTCTATGGCCTCGAGGCGTTGTACCCGAAGAATGCCGTGACCGAGCTTATGTACCGGTCCATACTAGGGGTAGGCGGTGAATCTTGGAACCGAATCCCGGCCACATTCATGAGCGCGCACGCTTATGGTGGAACGATGATGGCCACGCTGCCTTTGCTGATGGGTGGAATGATGGCCCGACCGCACGCTTGGGAACGACTTGCATTCGTCCTCGGCATTGTCGCGGCGTGCATCGGCATCTTGATGTGCGGCGCTCGTCAGCCGGTTGTGACAGCCGCACTTACGTTGGTTACCACTTGGATCGTAAGCGGGTTTCCTGTAAAACACGGCACGCTTTTGGCAGTTGTCGTCGGATTGTCAGCGTGGCTCGTCATCGCGAACCCTCGGTTTCAACGCGTGCTAGAAATGCAGGACACCCAACAAGTCTACGGCCGGGCCTACATGAGCATGAACGCATCGTTCCTCGATCTCTTGGTGGAATACCCCATGGGGGCGGGGATGGGCAGTTCGATAGGAACGAGTTTGCCATCTTTCCTAGCCGATCGGGCACCAAAGCCCATCGGTATGGAGAATGAGTATTCTCGAATACTGGTTGACCAAGGCATCCTCGGCTTGGTCTTCTGGCTGGCGTTCATCGTCTGGGTTGTTTGGCCGCCACCGACTTCAGAACAGACCGGCAACTGGCGGCTCGGCTACAAGATGATGTTCTCCTTCGTGCTGATCGCTTGGGCGACAGCATTCATCGGGACGGGAATTCTGTCCTCCATACCCATGTCACTTCTACTGGTCGTTCAAATGGGTATTCTCGTCGGTCGGCGTGCTTCCAAAACGACCGTTCCTCAAATGCGAACCATTCATGACCGTGCCATCGGCAAACCCTATCAAGATATCACCGTCGCCCGCTAA
- a CDS encoding FkbM family methyltransferase — MPLNVTAATSATSSAALLPCTPLWVKAASRLIQLLPFGRYRLMNAVGRRSAATFVAELRQDGKAYRFLCNLQDGIAREVCFTGMYEPQETLVLRQLLSPGQVLLDVGANWGYFTLLAAHCVGSAGRVISLEPDPRLFPQLQTNITLNRLAHVQAIQVAAADREGTMTLAGFDEAGENFGVSRLVANGDKVHGRCFPVRTASLDTILEEYNIDTVDVLKMDIEGAEGLALRGLEQSLSTHRVRRLLLEVHPHDLLRYGIRAEDILQSLTNFGYRCLRVSHDLRATRRAAYSRHLQLADILTPIDTMVGLDNWPHLLFLAPSIEL; from the coding sequence ATGCCCCTCAATGTAACTGCCGCCACGAGCGCAACATCGAGCGCCGCGTTGCTTCCCTGCACACCACTCTGGGTCAAGGCGGCTTCTCGTTTGATTCAGCTTCTTCCGTTCGGCCGCTACCGTCTCATGAACGCAGTCGGCCGACGATCTGCTGCAACGTTTGTTGCAGAACTTCGCCAAGACGGAAAAGCTTACCGATTTTTGTGCAACCTACAGGACGGGATTGCCCGGGAAGTTTGCTTTACCGGCATGTATGAACCTCAGGAAACTCTTGTACTTCGGCAGTTACTCAGTCCGGGGCAGGTCTTGCTCGATGTTGGCGCAAACTGGGGATACTTCACTTTACTTGCGGCACATTGTGTAGGTTCGGCCGGGCGAGTCATTAGCCTAGAGCCGGACCCCCGTCTCTTTCCCCAGCTCCAAACGAACATTACTCTCAACCGTCTCGCCCATGTACAGGCGATCCAGGTTGCTGCGGCCGACAGAGAGGGGACGATGACGCTTGCCGGTTTTGACGAAGCCGGGGAAAACTTCGGCGTCTCCCGGCTTGTTGCCAATGGTGACAAAGTTCATGGACGATGTTTCCCCGTTAGAACGGCGTCCCTTGACACAATTCTGGAGGAGTACAATATCGACACCGTTGATGTGCTCAAGATGGACATTGAAGGGGCGGAAGGACTGGCACTTCGAGGGCTAGAGCAATCACTAAGCACGCACCGTGTTCGCCGCCTATTGCTCGAAGTCCATCCACATGACCTGTTACGATACGGGATCCGAGCCGAAGATATCCTGCAAAGCCTCACAAACTTCGGCTATCGGTGCCTTCGTGTCTCCCACGATCTCCGAGCAACCCGCCGGGCGGCCTATTCTCGCCACCTTCAATTGGCGGATATACTTACTCCCATCGATACGATGGTCGGCCTGGATAACTGGCCCCACCTGCTTTTTCTGGCCCCTTCAATAGAACTTTAA
- a CDS encoding class I SAM-dependent methyltransferase encodes MRTLVAAAENALSVEARAVQSGGTSAGPIYRMIERRIRSLNVSGTLLDVGCGVGSFRPFAPDGISRYVGADVLHFEQFPDDAEFVKVDLDSGRVPLPDGFADVVVAAETIEHLENPRAFVRELTRLARPGGWVMITTPNQLSLLSKLTLLLRNEFSAFRAGSYPAHLTALLEVDLRRIAAECGLTDVSVDYSRSGRVVLTPWRYPNALSRLFPQACSDNFMISARTRSE; translated from the coding sequence ATGAGAACCTTGGTTGCAGCAGCCGAGAATGCCTTGTCGGTCGAAGCCCGAGCCGTGCAAAGTGGTGGAACCAGCGCGGGCCCGATCTACCGAATGATCGAGCGGAGAATTCGCTCTCTGAATGTCTCCGGAACACTGCTCGATGTCGGGTGCGGCGTCGGTTCCTTTCGCCCGTTCGCGCCGGATGGGATCAGTCGATACGTCGGTGCCGATGTTCTGCACTTCGAACAGTTCCCCGATGACGCAGAGTTTGTGAAAGTGGATCTCGACTCCGGCCGAGTTCCCTTGCCGGATGGTTTCGCCGATGTCGTCGTTGCAGCTGAGACGATCGAACATCTGGAGAATCCGCGCGCATTCGTGCGAGAGCTGACGCGCTTAGCCCGGCCCGGCGGTTGGGTAATGATTACTACACCGAACCAGCTGAGCCTGCTAAGTAAGCTGACACTTTTGTTGCGAAATGAGTTCAGTGCTTTTCGAGCCGGGTCGTACCCCGCACACCTCACTGCGCTCCTCGAAGTGGACTTACGCCGAATTGCTGCCGAGTGTGGACTGACGGATGTCTCGGTCGACTACTCGCGAAGCGGCCGGGTGGTATTGACCCCATGGCGCTATCCAAACGCTTTGTCACGTCTGTTCCCACAAGCATGCTCCGACAATTTCATGATTTCTGCGAGGACACGCAGTGAGTGA
- a CDS encoding glycosyltransferase family 4 protein codes for MEPSFGLCFDGKVAAELRSEGVPVHLLGDVRFSRPWTMWRARRGLRNLLRRERYDVAICHACWPHALFGSVIRDVGVPLVFWAHDIPRMVHWSERKAAKVHPDLVLANSKYTAERLPTLFPAVKTEVCYAPVSLGSAHLSPTIREDVRRELETDSADVAIVMFARMEEWKGHDLLLAALRKLNDLPGWTCWIAGGAQRPSEHQYLDRLRNLASESPVSGRIRFLGQRSDIPRLLAAADIHCQPNMGPEPFGLAFIEALAAGLPLVTTEIGAAAEIVTPACGRLVPPADPSALARALRELVTGVKSDSQLSDACRNRAAELCAPASQILQLMRLFRGLAGSRATSGGQ; via the coding sequence ATGGAGCCAAGCTTCGGGCTGTGCTTCGATGGAAAAGTTGCCGCTGAACTCCGGTCTGAAGGTGTTCCAGTACATCTCCTCGGCGACGTCCGGTTCAGTCGTCCCTGGACAATGTGGCGTGCCCGGCGTGGGCTGCGCAATCTGCTTCGCCGCGAGCGATACGATGTCGCGATCTGCCACGCCTGCTGGCCGCACGCTCTGTTCGGCTCTGTGATTCGGGATGTTGGAGTGCCGTTGGTTTTTTGGGCGCATGACATCCCGCGCATGGTCCATTGGTCCGAACGCAAGGCCGCCAAGGTTCATCCCGATTTAGTGCTTGCCAACAGCAAATACACGGCCGAGCGCTTGCCAACGCTGTTTCCCGCGGTGAAGACAGAGGTATGCTACGCCCCCGTATCTCTAGGATCCGCTCACCTAAGCCCGACAATCCGTGAGGACGTCAGAAGAGAACTGGAGACGGATTCGGCGGATGTAGCCATCGTAATGTTCGCCCGGATGGAAGAATGGAAGGGACACGATCTTTTGCTGGCCGCGCTACGAAAACTGAACGACCTGCCCGGTTGGACATGCTGGATTGCCGGCGGCGCGCAGCGTCCATCTGAGCATCAGTACCTCGACCGCCTACGCAATCTCGCATCCGAATCGCCTGTGTCGGGTCGCATCCGTTTTCTCGGCCAGCGCAGCGACATCCCGCGACTGCTCGCTGCAGCGGACATTCACTGCCAGCCGAACATGGGGCCCGAGCCTTTCGGACTGGCTTTCATTGAGGCGCTAGCAGCTGGACTGCCGCTGGTAACCACGGAAATCGGCGCGGCGGCCGAGATCGTGACACCCGCATGCGGTCGGCTTGTACCGCCAGCCGACCCCTCCGCACTCGCACGGGCTTTGCGTGAACTAGTCACCGGCGTGAAAAGCGACTCCCAACTCTCGGATGCCTGTCGGAATCGAGCCGCGGAACTATGTGCCCCCGCAAGCCAGATTCTGCAACTGATGCGATTGTTCCGAGGTTTGGCAGGTTCGCGTGCTACATCGGGAGGGCAATGA
- the nusG gene encoding transcription termination/antitermination protein NusG, whose amino-acid sequence MLPSGCKSVGDLQGKWWVAHTKPRCEKTLAFDLLTNSVGYYLPMCRKDYVSGGRKRSSLIPAFPSYVFVCGDEADRLRALESGQIVRPIPVANQAEFVEELRSIETALLVRPSLDVYPFAVVGKRCRVRSGPLIGIEGRVIRRDNRQILVLAVTLLGSGVALEIDPALLEPVSE is encoded by the coding sequence ATGCTGCCATCAGGATGCAAGAGCGTCGGTGACCTGCAAGGTAAATGGTGGGTTGCCCACACCAAGCCCCGCTGCGAGAAAACGCTCGCCTTCGATTTGCTGACCAACAGCGTAGGGTACTACTTGCCCATGTGCCGCAAGGACTACGTCTCCGGCGGCCGGAAGCGCAGCAGTCTGATTCCTGCCTTTCCGTCTTACGTCTTCGTTTGTGGCGATGAAGCCGACAGGTTGAGGGCACTGGAAAGCGGCCAAATAGTTCGGCCGATTCCAGTCGCAAACCAAGCAGAGTTTGTAGAGGAACTTCGATCCATCGAAACGGCCCTTTTGGTCAGGCCGTCCCTCGATGTATACCCCTTCGCTGTTGTCGGGAAGCGTTGTAGAGTGCGTTCCGGGCCTCTGATTGGGATCGAGGGGAGGGTGATCCGCCGAGATAACCGACAGATTCTCGTGCTGGCTGTGACCTTGCTGGGTTCCGGCGTGGCGCTGGAGATCGATCCGGCACTGCTGGAGCCTGTCAGCGAGTAA
- a CDS encoding glycosyltransferase → MGSKQRIRICHLGKYYPPAPGGIETHVQVLARAQAALGADVHVVCVNHLNNQGREVTWSRRGATQTITEVDQGVQVTRLGRSAHAAKIDFVPDVSLLYRMLRRDSFDIIHLHTPNPTMLLIVAALRPWIPIVITHHSDVVKQRVLYKAFQPFEQLVYNSAARVISNSPTYIAGSSRLLHVANKVETVPMGLKLEPFLNPSPRALAAAAALRAEHGSPLWLAVGRCVYYKGFDTALRALKDVPGKLLLVGQGPYKENLVQAAQKLGVANRLVWSPYVEADDLVGAYHAATAFWFPSNARSEAFGLVQVEAMASGCPVINTAIPDSGVPWVSENEATGLTVPVDNPQAFAAAARRLLENPGLHGRLTSTGRARAIEKFGDAAMAERTIELYDDVFRRRATRSDAKVVRVRSLPKPTPMSTNSESVIDTPAKAKGSGKKLRESYPTEELEVRVAIG, encoded by the coding sequence ATGGGAAGTAAGCAGCGCATTCGCATATGCCACTTGGGCAAGTACTATCCGCCTGCCCCAGGCGGCATTGAGACGCACGTTCAGGTGTTGGCTCGTGCTCAGGCAGCACTGGGGGCTGATGTTCACGTCGTCTGCGTGAATCACTTAAACAACCAGGGGCGTGAGGTGACGTGGAGCCGCCGAGGCGCAACCCAGACGATCACCGAGGTCGATCAGGGCGTGCAAGTGACCCGGCTGGGCCGCAGCGCCCACGCGGCAAAGATCGACTTCGTTCCGGATGTGTCGCTTCTCTACCGCATGCTGCGGCGAGATTCGTTCGACATCATTCATCTGCACACGCCGAACCCCACGATGCTTCTGATCGTCGCGGCATTGCGGCCTTGGATCCCGATTGTCATCACGCACCACAGCGATGTTGTGAAGCAGCGGGTTCTTTACAAGGCGTTTCAGCCGTTCGAGCAACTCGTTTACAACAGTGCCGCCCGCGTCATCTCCAACAGCCCCACGTACATCGCCGGTTCATCGCGTTTGCTACACGTTGCAAACAAGGTTGAAACGGTGCCGATGGGATTGAAGCTAGAACCGTTTCTGAACCCGTCGCCAAGAGCGCTGGCCGCGGCTGCCGCGTTGAGAGCAGAACACGGCTCGCCGCTGTGGCTTGCGGTCGGCCGGTGCGTCTATTACAAGGGCTTCGACACGGCGCTTCGGGCACTGAAGGATGTACCAGGCAAGTTACTCCTGGTCGGGCAGGGGCCGTACAAAGAGAATCTGGTGCAAGCGGCTCAGAAACTGGGCGTCGCCAATCGCCTGGTCTGGTCGCCATACGTGGAAGCTGATGATTTGGTGGGGGCCTATCACGCCGCCACTGCTTTCTGGTTCCCGTCGAACGCTCGAAGCGAAGCCTTCGGACTGGTGCAAGTTGAAGCGATGGCGAGCGGGTGCCCGGTGATCAACACGGCGATCCCCGACAGCGGCGTGCCCTGGGTGAGCGAAAACGAAGCGACTGGTCTGACCGTCCCGGTGGACAACCCCCAGGCATTCGCCGCCGCCGCACGGCGTCTGCTCGAGAACCCAGGCCTACATGGCAGGCTGACGTCCACAGGGAGGGCTCGCGCCATTGAAAAATTCGGTGACGCTGCCATGGCCGAGCGAACGATCGAGTTGTACGACGACGTCTTTCGGAGGCGTGCTACCCGTTCCGACGCCAAGGTAGTGAGAGTGAGAAGTTTGCCGAAGCCAACGCCGATGTCTACCAACAGCGAATCCGTTATCGACACTCCTGCCAAGGCAAAAGGTAGCGGAAAGAAGCTCCGTGAGAGCTACCCGACAGAAGAACTTGAGGTAAGAGTCGCAATCGGGTAA